One window of the Onychostoma macrolepis isolate SWU-2019 chromosome 21, ASM1243209v1, whole genome shotgun sequence genome contains the following:
- the sec24a gene encoding protein transport protein Sec24A, with product MSSGGFASQNGAGGSYANGPSQSPVGVFPSNQGFMAPPQPGFMNNLPSKGPPPAIYSQQPQPAGNHPSMHRSTPPHANSVNHAPPALNVMAPPQTFGPPLPPPAAVRGTPPPAHSDGVYPAHPGHMHRPLASSYPSLQPAYQSVSGAQTPPPAQTQPQLYPQMPPPAQTQPQTQLYPQMPPPAQTQLYSQTQPQPQMQLYPQPSAAAAQLSHSLASLSLQSQPPEALRVVNLLQERSLLPPGCVPPPVPCLPHDLQKLNCSPEVFRCTLTSIPQTQSLLNKAKLPLGLLLHPFKDLSQLPVVTSSNIVRCRSCRTYINPFVTFMDARRWKCNLCHRVNDVPEEFMYNPVSRSYGAPHKRPEVQNATIEFIAPSEYMLRPPQPAVYLFLLDVSHNALETGYLDVVCQTLLDNLDSLPGDTRTKIGFITFDSTIHFYNLQEGLSQPQMLVVSDIDDVFLPTPDSLLVNLSECRELVQDLLASLPQMFSKTMETQSALGPALQAAFKLLSPTGGRMSVFQTQLPTIGIGALKPREEPSQKANAKDVQHLSPATDFYKKLALDCSGHHVAVDLFLLSAQYSDLSSLGCISRYSAGSVYFYPSYHKQHNPPQTERLLKDLKRYLTRKIGFEAVMRIRCTKGLSIHTFHGNFFVRSTDLLSLANVNPDAGFAVQMSIEENLLDQQAVSFQAALLYTSSKGERRIRVHTLCLPVVNSLSDIFAGTDVQAITALLASMAVDRCVTASLSDARDALINAAIDSLASYRSSVLTVPQPGLLAPACLRLLPLYILALLKHKAFRTSGGRLDERVFAMCQLKQQPLVFLLMMVHPGLYRVDQLTDEGALNINDRTIPQPRALQLSVEKLSRDAAFLMDCGTVMYLWVGRNCSPEFLTEVLGVDSYAAVPLDMIQLPELDTAQSSRLRVFVDWLRERRPFHTVLHVIRDESPLKAEFMQNMIEDLSESALSYYEFLLHLQQQISK from the exons GTCCGTCACAGAGCCCCGTTGGTGTTTTCCCGTCTAATCAGGGCTTCATGGCTCCGCCGCAGCCGGGCTTCATGAACAACCTGCCGAGCAAAGGCCCACCGCCGGCCATCTACTCCCAGCAGCCTCAGCCCGCGGGGAACCATCCCAGCATGCACCGCAGCACACCGCCGCACGCTAACTCTGTGAACCACG CTCCTCCTGCGCTGAATGTGATGGCTCCCCCTCAGACGTTTggtcctcctcttcctcctcctgcGGCCGTGAGAGGAACACCTCCTCCTGCACACAGCGACG GAGTGTATCCCGCTCACCCCGGACACATGCACCGGCCGCTGGCCAGCTCTTACCCCTCATTACAGCCGGCCTATCAGAGCGTGTCCGGCGCGCAGACGCCGCCTCCTGCGCAGACGCAGCCGCAGCTCTACCCGCAGATGCCTCCTCCTGCGCAGACGCAGCCGCAGACGCAGCTCTACCCGCAGATGCCTCCTCCTGCGCAGACGCAGCTCTATTCGCAGACGCAGCCACAGCCGCAGATGCAGCTCTATCCGCAG CCGTCTGCAGCCGCGGCTCAGCTGAGCCACTCGTTAGCGTCGTTAAGCCTGCAGTCTCAGCCTCCGGAGGCTCTGAGGGTCGTGAACCTGCTGCAGGAGCGCAGCCTCCTTCCTCCGGGATGCGTGCCGCCGCCGGTGCCCTGTCTGCCCCACGACCTGCAGAAGCTCAACTGCAGCCCAGA GGTGTTCCGCTGTACTCTGACCAGCATCCCGCAGACGCAGTCTCTGCTGAACAAGGCCAAGCTTCCCCTCGGCCTGCTGCTGCACCCCTTTAAAGACCTCTCT CAACTGCCTGTGGTGACGTCCAGTAATATCGTCCGCTGCCGCTCCTGTCGGACGTACATCAACCCGTTTGTGACCTTCATGGACGCTAGAAGATGGAAGTGCAACCTGTGTCACCGAGTCAATGATG TTCCAGAGGAGTTCATGTATAATCCGGTCAGCAGATCGTATGGAGCGCCTCACAAAAGACCAGAGGTGCAGAACGCCACCATCGAGTTCATCGCTCCGTCAGAATACATG CTGAGGCCGCCGCAGCCCGCCGTTTACCTCTTCCTCCTGGACGTGTCTCATAACGCGCTGGAGACCGGATATCTGGACGTCGTCTGTCAGACGCTCCTGGACAACCTCGACTC GCTTCCCGGAGACACTCGGACGAAGATCGGCTTCATCACGTTCGACAGCACCATCCATTTCTACAACCTGCAGGAAGGCCTGTCGCAGCCTCAGATGCTCGTCGTGTCAGACATCGACG ATGTGTTCTTACCGACGCCGGACAGCCTTCTGGTCAACCTGAGCGAATGCAGAGAG CTGGTGCAGGATCTGCTGGCGAGTCTGCCGCAGATGTTCAGTAAGACGATGGAGACGCAGTCTGCTCTGGGTCCGGCGCTGCAGGCCGCCTTCAAGCTGCTGTCTCCCACCGGCGGACGCATGTCTGTGTTCCAGACGCAGCTGCCAACCATCGGCATCGGCGCGCTCAAACCCAGAGAAGAGCCCAGCCAGAAAGCCAACGCCAAG GACGTGCAGCATCTCAGTCCTGCGACGGACTTCTATAAGAAGCTGGCTCTGGACTGCTCCGGTCATCATGTGGCGGTGGATCTGTTCCTGCTGAGCGCGCAGTACTCTGACCTGTCCTCTCTGG GCTGTATATCCAGATACTCGGCCGGAAGCGTCTATTTCTACCCTTCATACCACAAGCAGCACAACCCGCCTCAGACGGAGCGTCTCCTGAAAGACCTGAAGAGGTACCTGACGCGCAAGATCGGCTTCGAGGCCGTCATGAGGATCCGCTGCACTAAAG GTCTGTCCATACACACCTTCCACGGGAACTTCTTCGTGCGCTCCACTGACCTGCTGTCTCTGGCCAACGTGAACCCCGACGCCGGCTTCGCCGTGCAGATGAGCATCGAGGAGAACCTGCTGGACCAGCAGGCCGTGTCCTTCCAGGCCGCGCTGCTCTACACCTCCAGCAAAGGAGAGCGGCGGATCCGTGTGCACACGCTGTGTCTGCCCGTGGTCAATTCTCTGTCGGACATCTTCGCTGGAACAGACGTCCAGGCCATCACGGCTCTTCTGGCCAGCATGG cCGTGGATCGCTGTGTGACGGCGAGTCTGAGTGACGCTCGGGACGCTCTGATCAATGCTGCGATCGACTCTCTGGCATCCTACCGCTCCTCAGTGCTGACCGTCCCTCAGCCCGGCCTGCTGGCCCCAGCCTGCCTGCGCCTGCTCCCGCTCTACATCCTGGCCCTGCTCAAACAC AAAGCCTTCCGGACGAGCGGCGGCCGGCTGGACGAGCGTGTGTTTGCCATGTGTCAGCTGAAGCAGCAGCCGCTGGTCTTCCTCCTGATGATGGTGCATCCGGGCCTGTACCGCGTCGACCAGCTCACGGACGAG GGCGCTCTGAACATCAACGATCGCACGATTCCTCAGCCCAGAGCTCTGCAGCTGTCCGTGGAGAAACTGAGCAGAGACGCAGCGTTCCTCATGGACTGCGGCACC GTCATGTATCTGTGGGTCGGGAGAAACTGCAGCCCGGAGTTCCTCACAGAAGTGCTGGGAGTGGACAGCTACGCCGCCGTTCCTCTCGACATG ATCCAGCTTCCAGAGCTGGACACGGCCCAATCTTCACGCCTGCGAGTGTTCGTCGACTGGCTGAGAGAACGCCGGCCGTTCCACACCGTCCTGCACGTCATCAG AGACGAGTCTCCGCTCAAGGCCGAGTTCATGCAGAACATGATCGAGGATCTCAGTGAATCCGCTCTCTCTTACTACGAGTTCCTGCTGCATCTACAACAGCAGATCTCCAAGTGA